GTTTCTCACTTCACTATCGTGCGCCGCGTACAGGCCGTAACCCAAAAACTGGTACTTCAGTTGAGTTGGAAGGTAAGTACGTACCACACTTTAAGCCGGGTAAAGAACTACGTGAACGTGTAGATGCAGTTAACCATTAATTAGCATCTGTCTAAAAAAGCCTCCGATTGGAGGCTTTTTTGTATCTAACGCTAAGCAACGCTAGTCACAGGCCGCAAATTCTTGGATAATCAGGATATTGGCCCACATGCAAGGAGCAGATAGTGAGATCATTTTTTGCCATCGTAATTGTTGGATTGTGTTTTGTATTAGCATTGATTTTTGGCGCGAGAAACGAGCAAGTCGTCACTATTAGTTATTTTGTTGCCGAGGGTGAATATCGATTACCTATCGTATTAGCCGTTGTATTCTTTTTAGGGTTCATCATTAGTTGGCTATTTGCATCCTTCTATTTAGTGCGCCTCAAATTAACATTAAGAAGTAAGCAGAAACAAATCGAAAAACTACAACTAGACAACGAACGAATGTTAGAGGAAAAGTCAGCCTAATATGCTGGAGCTGCTGTTTCTACTCTTACCCATTGCTGCCGGTTATGGCTGGTATATGGGACGACGAAGTATTCGTTTGAGTCAAAGCCACAAATCTAAAAAGCTTAGTCGAGATTATTTTACTGGGCTAAATTTCCTGTTGTCGAACGAGTCTGACAAAGCGGTCGATCTGTTTATTAGCATGCTCGACGTTGATGATGAAACGATTGACACCCATTTATCGCTAGGCTCGCTATTTCGTAAACGCGGCGAAGTCGACCGCGCAATTCGTATTCATCAAAACTTAATTGCTCGCCCAAGTTTAACAACCGAGCAGCGTGACATTGCCATGATGGAGTTAGGCAAAGATTACCTTGCGGCAGGCTTTTATGATCGCGCCGAAGAAATTTTTGCCAATTTGGTGAGCCAAGAAGAACACAGTGAAGAAGCGGAAACCCATTTAATTTCCATTTATCAAATCACTAAAGAGTGGCAAAAGGCGATAAATACCACCAAGCGCTTGCCACGAAAGCGTCAGCAAACCCTTAAGCAAACTACCGCACATTTTTATTGTCAGCTTGCTGATGAGTCTACCGAGCACGGTGAAAAACTTAAACTGTTTATTCAAGCGATCAAGCTTGATGATAAGTGTGGCCGAGCTTGGCTGTCGCTTGCTGGTATTTACTTTGATAACCATCAACACGCCGAAAGCGTACGCGCACTCAACAGCTTAATAGAGGCCGATGCCGAGTTATTTGTTGATGCAATCAGTATTGCTAAGTCTTTGCTGATGGAGAAAGGTGATAAGCAAGGCTACGAAACCATGCTGAATTCAGCCATGGAAGCTGGTGCAGGTGCTAGCGTGATAGTGGCGTTGGCCGAGTTTAAAATCAACCAAGGATTATTGAACCAAGCCGAATCACTCATGTTAGAAAACCTTTATAGACATCCGACAATGCGTGGTTTTCAACAGTTAATGAAATTACACATACAACAAGCTGAAGATGGTGCGGCTAAAGAAAGTTTGACCATGTTATCTCAACTTGTTGAGCAACAGATTAAGTTCCGTCCGAGTTTCCGCTGTAATTCATGTGGCTTTCCGTCACACGGCTTATATTGGCATTGTCCATCTTGTAAAGAGTGGGGCAGTATCAAGCGGGTTAAAGGCTTAGACGGTGAGTAAGTAACAAAAGAGGTTTCCTATGTCGAATAAATCCATTGTAGTCGCCCTAGACTATGATAACCAAGATGAAGCACTGGCACTTATTGATCAGTTAGACCCGAAAAT
This DNA window, taken from Shewanella maritima, encodes the following:
- a CDS encoding LapA family protein, translating into MRSFFAIVIVGLCFVLALIFGARNEQVVTISYFVAEGEYRLPIVLAVVFFLGFIISWLFASFYLVRLKLTLRSKQKQIEKLQLDNERMLEEKSA
- the lapB gene encoding lipopolysaccharide assembly protein LapB; this encodes MLELLFLLLPIAAGYGWYMGRRSIRLSQSHKSKKLSRDYFTGLNFLLSNESDKAVDLFISMLDVDDETIDTHLSLGSLFRKRGEVDRAIRIHQNLIARPSLTTEQRDIAMMELGKDYLAAGFYDRAEEIFANLVSQEEHSEEAETHLISIYQITKEWQKAINTTKRLPRKRQQTLKQTTAHFYCQLADESTEHGEKLKLFIQAIKLDDKCGRAWLSLAGIYFDNHQHAESVRALNSLIEADAELFVDAISIAKSLLMEKGDKQGYETMLNSAMEAGAGASVIVALAEFKINQGLLNQAESLMLENLYRHPTMRGFQQLMKLHIQQAEDGAAKESLTMLSQLVEQQIKFRPSFRCNSCGFPSHGLYWHCPSCKEWGSIKRVKGLDGE